A single region of the Anopheles funestus chromosome X, idAnoFuneDA-416_04, whole genome shotgun sequence genome encodes:
- the LOC125764472 gene encoding uncharacterized protein LOC125764472 codes for MERIDKQCEQQLLEERLLAIERCEQRRMAEKKRLLEESMRPTTSSPKPRVEPYRPAVSFVPVKPAETTRQSAYNNTTSFPTFSQCQISARKCTSKELPAFSGNPKEWMAFISYYEHSTAICGYTNGENMLRLQACLKGKAREAVASCLLYPDSVPEAIEILKECYGRPELVVNTLMANIRRTPPIKDDSFDTLVDYGVAVRNFCASITGSGLHNYFDGGPLLEELVDKLPPYVRLNWYYYQNGHTHVTLATFNEWTKELVRAASRGVKHTTGHKDVKTDNSHRQHDRKYAHQNVHSTGPVIKPAAKPTVAECDTKRCDGCQESGHELSDCSKLQSMSVSSRWTLIKREGICRTCLRKHQGSCTVDTLCGVSGCERRHHRLLHSANSNQFHPGARQEAGRVNTNCNVHDAASGGVMLKYVPVTLHGNGTKVDTIALLDDGSSATFMEDDLLRELGISGKPRPLCISWTGNQTRVEDESVELSVKISGTGASNVYDMPAVHTVRTLGLTRVKTTMNGTDSESNNVPIEMEMATEKVLGMWWNTETDVFTFKISKRYDPQLIFDEVWRTKIMWDEEIVGILLEKWHV; via the exons ATGGAGAGGATAGACAAGCAGTGCGAACAACAGCTGCTTGAAGAGAGATTGCTCGCAATTGAACGATGTGAGCAACGCCGTATGGCCGAAAAGAAACGGCTGCTGGAAGAATCTATGCGTCCGACTACAAGCAGTCCAAAGCCGCGTGTTGAACCATATAGACCGGCCGTTAGTTTTGTGCCTGTTAAGCCGGCAGAAACTACACGACAATCGGCATATAACAATACAACTAGTTTTCCGACGTTTAGTCAGTGCCAGATCTCGGCGAGAAAGTGCACGAGCAAAGAGCTTCCAGCATtcagtggcaacccgaaggagtGGATGGCCTTCATATCGTATTACGAGCACTCCACTGCGATATGCGGCTATACCAACGGAGAGAACATGCTGCGGCTACAAGCGTGTTTGAAAGGGAAGGCGCGTGAAGCAGTTGCCAGCTGTTTGTTATATCCTGACAGCGTTCCGGAGGCCATCGAGATCCTGAAAGAGTGTTATGGACGTCCCGAACTAGTGGTGAACACGCTGATGGCCAACATAAGACGCACGCCGCCTATAAAGGACGACAGCTTCGACACGTTGGTGGATTATGGTGTGGCTGTGCGGAATTTCTGCGCATCTATTACGGGTTCCGGACTGCACAACTACTTTGATGGAGGACCGCTGTTAGAGGAGCTCGTGGACAAGCTGCCGCCGTACGTGAGGCTGAACTGGTATTACTACCAAAACGGTCATACGCACGTCACTTTGGCGACATTCAACGAATGGACGAAGGAGCTAGTGCGCGCTGCCAGCAGAGGGGTCAAGCATACTACCGGTCATAAGGATGTAAAAACTGACAATAGCCATCGTCAGCACGACCGTAAGTACGCTCACCAAAACGTTCATTCCACAGGTCCAGTAATAAAACCAGCAGCCAAACCAACAGTGGCTGAGTGTGATACTAAGCGTTGCGATGGATGTCAGGAGAGTGGCCATGAATTGTCCGATTGCAGTAAACTCCAGAGCATGAGTGTCAGTTCTCGTTGGACACTTATTAAGCGTGAAGGTATTTGCAGGACGTGTCTTCGCAAACATCAAGGTTCTTGCACGGTTGACACGTTATGTGGAGTAAGTGGATGCGAACGTCGGCATCATCGATTGCTGCACTCAGCGAACAGCAACCAGTTCCATCCTGGCGCCCGACAGGAAGCAGGTCGGGTTAATACTAACTGCAACGTGCACGATGCTGCATCCGGAGGTGTGATGCTGAAGTATGTTCCGGTTACGCTTCACGGTAATGGTACGAAGGTTGACACCATCGCACTTCTCGACGACGGATCCTCGGCCACTTTCATGGAGGATGATCTGCTCAGAGAGCTGGGGATTAGTGGCAAACCTCGCCCTTTGTGTATATCGTGGACCGGGAACCAGACCAGAGTCGAGGACGAATCAGTGGAATTATCCGTGAAGATATCCGGCACCGGGGCATCCAATGTGTACGACATGCCTGCGGTACATACTGTTCGTACTCTCGGGCTGA CAAGAGTGAAGACCACGATGAACGGCACTGATTCGGAAAGCAACAACGTACCcatcgaaatggaaatggcTACAGAAAAGGTGCTTGGCATGTGGTGGAACACGGAGACGGATGTGTTCACCTTTAAAATCTCCAAACGATACGATCCGCAACTGATATTCGACG AGGTCTGGCGTACTAAGATCATGTGGGACGAAGAAATCGTTGGTATCTTGCTTGAGAAGTGGCACGTGTAG